One Chryseobacterium sp. StRB126 genomic region harbors:
- the arfB gene encoding alternative ribosome rescue aminoacyl-tRNA hydrolase ArfB — protein MKDFSKELSFKTSRSSGAGGQNVNKVETSVTVLWKVMTSEFFNDDEKTLIQEKLKNRINADGFLFLTVSESRTQLMNKNKAIEKITEIVNKALVVHKKRTATKPSRAQKQKRLDSKKKLSDKKENRRFKF, from the coding sequence ATGAAGGATTTTTCAAAAGAACTCAGTTTCAAAACTTCCCGCAGCAGTGGGGCAGGAGGACAGAATGTGAATAAAGTGGAGACTTCGGTAACTGTACTTTGGAAAGTGATGACTTCTGAATTTTTTAATGATGATGAAAAAACATTGATTCAGGAAAAGCTTAAAAATAGAATCAATGCAGATGGATTTTTATTTCTAACCGTTTCTGAAAGCAGAACCCAGCTGATGAATAAAAATAAAGCCATCGAAAAAATAACGGAGATTGTAAATAAAGCCCTTGTTGTTCATAAAAAAAGGACAGCTACAAAGCCTTCCAGAGCTCAAAAGCAAAAGAGATTGGATAGCAAGAAGAAGCTTTCTGATAAAAAAGAAAATAGAAGGTTTAAATTTTAG
- a CDS encoding AMP-binding protein, producing the protein MLIDFNNLNINQLSFNSEFEKKVRFFLEEWTSEGETVNVQTSGSTGVPKVFGIEKNKMINSAVMTCNFLGLKEGDVALLCLPVEYISGKMMVVRSMERKLRLIISEPSLHPIESLDQEVDFCAMTPLQVENSLDKLHLIKNLIIGGATVSESLKNKILQLNLKSSNRIFETYGMSETLSHIGLKQLMPEQEEYFTVFENVSISLDERGCLTIFAPNVNAELLVTNDLVEIENDKQFKFLGRIDNVINSGGAKIFPEALEALIKKEVPNEAIFIGLPDESLGQKLILIIEGNQSDEVVDKVSEISFEKNFHKPKEIIFINKIPRTPNGKVSRMELYKLIHENI; encoded by the coding sequence ATGCTGATAGACTTCAATAATCTCAATATTAATCAATTATCCTTCAATTCTGAATTTGAAAAAAAGGTTAGATTTTTTTTAGAAGAATGGACTTCTGAAGGAGAAACGGTAAACGTACAGACATCAGGTTCTACAGGAGTTCCTAAAGTTTTCGGGATCGAAAAAAATAAAATGATTAATTCTGCAGTGATGACCTGCAACTTTTTAGGTTTAAAAGAAGGTGATGTCGCATTACTATGTCTGCCGGTAGAGTACATTTCAGGTAAAATGATGGTAGTGCGTTCCATGGAAAGAAAACTTAGGTTAATCATAAGTGAACCCTCTTTACATCCTATTGAAAGCTTGGATCAGGAAGTGGATTTTTGTGCTATGACTCCACTTCAGGTAGAAAATTCATTAGATAAACTGCATCTAATCAAAAATCTGATTATTGGTGGTGCCACTGTTTCTGAAAGTTTGAAAAATAAAATTCTTCAGCTGAATTTGAAGAGTTCAAACCGTATATTTGAGACCTATGGAATGTCTGAAACACTTTCCCATATTGGCTTAAAACAACTGATGCCTGAACAGGAAGAATATTTCACTGTTTTCGAAAATGTTTCTATTTCCTTGGACGAAAGGGGCTGCCTGACCATTTTTGCTCCTAATGTGAATGCTGAACTATTGGTAACTAATGATTTAGTTGAAATTGAAAATGATAAACAGTTTAAATTTTTGGGAAGAATAGATAATGTAATTAATTCCGGGGGGGCTAAAATTTTTCCGGAAGCGCTGGAAGCACTAATCAAGAAAGAAGTCCCGAATGAAGCTATCTTTATAGGATTGCCCGATGAAAGTTTGGGACAGAAATTGATCTTAATTATTGAAGGGAATCAATCTGATGAGGTTGTTGATAAAGTTTCAGAGATTTCTTTTGAGAAGAATTTCCATAAGCCGAAAGAAATTATTTTCATCAATAAAATCCCAAGAACACCCAATGGAAAGGTAAGTAGAATGGAATTGTATAAACTGATTCATGAGAATATTTAA
- a CDS encoding ACT domain-containing protein produces the protein MEGEVNLKNILKNLNPSLNEGRYVYCTVDNIDEIPFSKILFLFKETESITVVLRKEDAEAMNLGFSYVASWITLEVHSSLSAVGLTAKFSQALSDAGISCNVVAAYFHDHIFVDEKDEVKAIGVLNGLKR, from the coding sequence ATGGAAGGTGAAGTGAATTTAAAGAATATTTTAAAAAATTTAAATCCGTCATTGAATGAAGGGAGATATGTGTATTGTACAGTTGATAACATTGATGAAATTCCTTTTTCTAAAATTTTGTTCCTGTTTAAGGAGACGGAAAGTATAACTGTTGTACTTAGGAAAGAAGATGCAGAAGCTATGAATTTAGGCTTTAGTTATGTAGCATCATGGATCACTCTTGAGGTTCATTCCTCTTTATCTGCAGTTGGCTTAACGGCAAAATTTTCACAGGCTTTGAGTGATGCAGGGATTAGTTGCAATGTAGTTGCTGCCTATTTTCATGATCATATTTTTGTAGATGAGAAGGATGAGGTGAAAGCTATTGGTGTATTAAATGGTCTTAAAAGATAG